From a region of the Candidatus Pantoea bituminis genome:
- the purC gene encoding phosphoribosylaminoimidazolesuccinocarboxamide synthase → MQKRAELYRGKAKTVYSTDNPDLLILEFRNDTSAGDGARIEQFDRKGMVNNKFNHFIMTKLQEAGIPTQMEALLSDNEALVKKLEMVPVECVVRNRAAGSLVKRLGVEEGMVLNPPLFDLFLKDDAKHDPMVNESYCETFGWVSKENLARMQELTFKANDVLSKLFDDAGLILVDFKLEFGLFNGEVTLGDEFSPDGARLWDKETLDKMDKDRFRQSLGGVIEAYEAVAQRLGVKLD, encoded by the coding sequence ATGCAAAAGCGAGCTGAGTTGTATCGCGGTAAAGCGAAAACCGTATACAGCACCGACAATCCGGATCTGCTGATACTCGAATTCCGCAACGATACGTCAGCAGGTGACGGGGCTCGAATCGAGCAGTTCGATCGTAAAGGAATGGTAAACAACAAATTTAACCATTTTATTATGACCAAGCTGCAGGAAGCGGGCATTCCAACCCAGATGGAAGCGCTGCTTTCTGACAACGAAGCGCTGGTGAAAAAGCTGGAAATGGTGCCGGTTGAGTGCGTAGTGCGTAACCGTGCGGCAGGTTCACTGGTTAAGCGTCTGGGCGTGGAAGAGGGCATGGTACTCAATCCGCCACTGTTCGATCTTTTCCTTAAGGATGACGCCAAGCACGACCCAATGGTCAATGAATCTTACTGCGAAACCTTTGGCTGGGTGAGCAAAGAGAATCTGGCTCGCATGCAGGAACTGACCTTCAAAGCCAACGACGTCCTGAGCAAACTGTTTGATGATGCTGGCCTGATTCTGGTCGACTTCAAACTGGAGTTCGGTCTGTTCAACGGCGAAGTGACGCTGGGCGATGAGTTCTCGCCAGACGGCGCGCGTCTGTGGGACAAAGAGACCCTGGATAAAATGGACAAAGACCGTTTCCGTCAGAGCCTTGGCGGCGTGATTGAAGCCTATGAAGCAGTTGCACAGCGTCTGGGCGTGAAACTCGACTGA
- the dapA gene encoding 4-hydroxy-tetrahydrodipicolinate synthase, with protein MFTGSIVALITPMDDKGNVCRASLKKLIDYHVASGTAAIVSVGTTGESATLSHDEHGDVVLQTLDLADGRIPVIAGTGANATAEGISLTKRFENSGVVGCLTVTPYYNRPTQEGLYQHFKAIAESTSLPQMLYNVPARTGCDMLPETVARLAEIKNIIGIKEATGNLSRVSQIQELVDDEFILVSGDDASALDFMQLGGKGVISVTANIAAREMVELCTLAQQGNFAEARHLNQRLMHLHQTLFCEPNPIAVKWAAKQLGLIANDTLRLPMTPLTAAGQPKVEQALVKAGLR; from the coding sequence ATGTTTACGGGAAGTATTGTTGCACTCATCACGCCGATGGATGACAAAGGTAATGTCTGCCGTGCGAGTCTGAAAAAACTGATTGATTATCATGTCGCCAGCGGAACTGCGGCGATTGTTTCTGTAGGCACCACCGGTGAATCCGCCACGTTAAGTCATGACGAACATGGAGACGTGGTTCTGCAGACGCTTGACCTGGCTGATGGACGTATCCCGGTGATTGCCGGAACCGGGGCAAATGCCACCGCAGAAGGTATCTCTCTCACCAAACGCTTCGAAAATTCCGGCGTTGTCGGTTGCCTGACCGTCACGCCTTATTACAACCGTCCTACGCAGGAAGGGTTGTATCAACACTTTAAAGCTATCGCCGAAAGCACCAGCCTGCCGCAGATGTTGTATAACGTCCCTGCGCGAACGGGCTGCGACATGCTGCCGGAAACCGTTGCGCGCCTCGCTGAAATTAAAAATATTATCGGAATCAAAGAGGCGACCGGGAACTTATCGCGTGTTAGTCAGATCCAAGAGCTGGTTGATGATGAATTCATCCTGGTCAGCGGTGACGATGCGTCTGCACTGGACTTCATGCAACTGGGCGGCAAAGGCGTTATTTCCGTGACGGCGAACATCGCTGCGCGTGAAATGGTTGAACTTTGCACCCTGGCGCAGCAAGGCAACTTTGCTGAAGCACGCCATTTGAATCAACGTCTGATGCACCTGCATCAGACGCTTTTCTGTGAACCCAATCCGATTGCGGTGAAATGGGCTGCAAAACAGCTGGGATTAATCGCTAACGACACGCTGCGTCTGCCGATGACGCCACTGACAGCAGCAGGCCAGCCGAAGGTGGAGCAGGCGCTGGTTAAAGCGGGTTTGCGATAA
- a CDS encoding YpfN family protein, whose amino-acid sequence MEFIKDYWWILVILLMVGVLMNVYKDLKRIDHKKFMDNKPDLPPHRDFNDKWDDDDWPKKK is encoded by the coding sequence ATGGAGTTTATTAAAGATTACTGGTGGATCTTAGTGATCCTGCTGATGGTTGGCGTGCTGATGAACGTTTATAAAGATCTGAAGCGCATTGATCATAAGAAATTTATGGATAACAAACCGGACCTGCCGCCGCATCGTGATTTCAACGATAAATGGGACGACGACGACTGGCCCAAGAAAAAGTGA
- the bcp gene encoding thioredoxin-dependent thiol peroxidase, which produces MNPLKAGDTAPKFSLSDQDGEQVNLTDFQGQRVLVYFYPKAMTPGCTVQACGLRDNMDKLKMAGVEVLGISTDKPEKLSRFIEKELLNFTLLSDEDHQVSEQFGIWGEKTFMGKTYDGIHRISFLVDANGKIEKVFDDFKTSNHHDIVLDYIQSA; this is translated from the coding sequence ATGAATCCACTGAAAGCCGGTGATACTGCACCGAAATTTAGCTTGTCCGATCAGGACGGCGAACAAGTAAATTTGACCGACTTCCAGGGACAGCGCGTTCTGGTCTACTTCTACCCGAAGGCAATGACGCCAGGTTGTACCGTTCAGGCCTGCGGTCTGCGCGACAACATGGATAAGTTGAAAATGGCGGGTGTGGAAGTGTTGGGTATCAGCACCGACAAACCGGAAAAGCTGTCACGCTTTATCGAGAAAGAGTTGCTGAACTTCACGCTGCTCTCTGATGAAGATCACCAGGTAAGTGAGCAATTTGGCATTTGGGGTGAGAAAACCTTCATGGGCAAAACCTATGATGGCATTCATCGCATCAGCTTTCTGGTTGATGCGAATGGCAAAATCGAAAAAGTGTTCGACGACTTCAAAACGTCAAATCACCACGACATCGTACTGGATTACATTCAGTCTGCCTGA
- the dapE gene encoding succinyl-diaminopimelate desuccinylase — MFCPVIELTQQLIRRPSLSPDDAGCQALLIARLEAIGFHIETMNIDDTLNFWATRGQGETLAFAGHTDIVPPGDANRWINPPFEPTIRDGMLFGRGAADMKGSLAAMVVAAERFVAAHPQHKGRLAFLITSDEEASAANGTVKVVERLMARNERLDYCLVGEPSSTEVVGDVVKNGRRGSITANLTVHGVQGHVAYPHLADNPVHRALPALAELTAVEWDRGNEFFPPTSMQIANVQAGTGSNNVIPGELFVQFNFRFSTESTDVTIRQRVAELLDRHQLRYTIEWKLSGQPFLTSRGKLVDAVVNAIAHYNEIKPQLLTTGGTSDGRFIARMGAQVVELGPVNATIHKINECVKASDLQMLSRMYQRIMEQLIA; from the coding sequence ATGTTTTGTCCGGTCATTGAGCTGACACAGCAGCTTATCCGTCGTCCTTCTCTCAGCCCAGATGATGCCGGATGTCAGGCGCTGCTGATTGCGCGCCTGGAAGCGATTGGTTTTCATATCGAAACCATGAACATTGATGACACCCTGAACTTTTGGGCGACGCGTGGACAAGGCGAAACGCTGGCGTTTGCCGGCCACACCGATATCGTTCCGCCGGGTGATGCGAACCGTTGGATTAATCCTCCTTTTGAACCGACTATTCGTGACGGCATGCTGTTTGGACGCGGCGCAGCAGACATGAAAGGCTCGCTGGCCGCAATGGTGGTGGCGGCTGAACGTTTCGTCGCCGCGCATCCGCAGCATAAAGGGCGTCTGGCGTTTCTGATTACTTCCGATGAAGAAGCCAGCGCGGCCAACGGCACGGTGAAAGTGGTTGAACGCTTGATGGCACGTAACGAACGCCTGGATTATTGTCTGGTTGGCGAGCCGTCCAGCACTGAAGTCGTGGGTGATGTGGTTAAAAATGGTCGTCGCGGTTCGATTACCGCCAACCTCACCGTTCACGGTGTTCAAGGCCATGTGGCGTATCCGCACCTGGCGGATAACCCGGTACATCGTGCCCTGCCTGCACTCGCTGAACTGACGGCCGTGGAATGGGATCGCGGTAACGAATTTTTCCCGCCAACCAGCATGCAGATTGCCAATGTGCAGGCCGGAACCGGCAGTAACAATGTGATCCCTGGCGAGTTGTTTGTGCAGTTTAACTTCCGCTTCAGCACAGAATCGACCGATGTGACGATTCGCCAGCGCGTCGCCGAACTGCTGGATCGCCATCAGTTGCGTTACACCATTGAGTGGAAATTATCAGGCCAACCGTTTCTGACCTCACGCGGCAAACTGGTCGATGCCGTGGTCAACGCAATAGCGCACTATAATGAGATTAAGCCGCAACTGTTAACCACCGGTGGAACCTCGGATGGTCGTTTCATCGCCCGCATGGGCGCGCAGGTGGTTGAGCTGGGCCCGGTAAATGCCACAATTCATAAAATTAACGAGTGCGTGAAGGCGTCCGACCTACAAATGTTGAGCCGAATGTACCAGCGCATCATGGAACAATTGATCGCCTGA
- a CDS encoding ArsC family reductase → MTAHWTMFGIKNCDTIKKARRFLEAASIDYRFHDYRADGLNDEQLQQFIDTLGYQELLNTRGTTWRKLPEAEREAITDADSAKALMLAQPAIIKRPLLRAPEGSLLLGFNETTYQNFIQEKS, encoded by the coding sequence ATGACAGCGCATTGGACGATGTTTGGAATAAAAAATTGCGACACGATTAAAAAAGCCCGCCGCTTTTTAGAGGCTGCCAGCATCGACTATCGTTTTCATGATTACCGCGCAGATGGCCTGAACGATGAGCAGTTACAGCAGTTTATTGACACGCTGGGGTATCAAGAGCTCCTGAACACGCGCGGCACGACCTGGCGTAAGTTACCGGAAGCCGAACGTGAAGCGATCACGGATGCTGATAGCGCCAAAGCGTTGATGCTGGCGCAACCCGCCATTATCAAGCGTCCATTGTTACGCGCGCCAGAGGGTTCGCTACTGCTTGGCTTTAACGAAACTACTTACCAGAACTTTATCCAGGAGAAGTCATAA
- the bamC gene encoding outer membrane protein assembly factor BamC — protein MNYSVKRSTVATVVGLSTLMLLSACSSDQRYKRQVSGDESYLQASELHELKAPAGMILPVQRGDYDVPRTTSNAAVGKQLDIRPPAQPLALMNGTRAQFSSNTGALMIENSRGSVWPQVVNVVQSYKFPIASRNDAGQELSTDWVQWNRADEDEQYRGRYQISVQSQSYQQVLTVRLLELQQNGKTITSPVQVQRYTAQMLNDISTGLDKIDTASANAAAGRVNGAIDVQSGADDTGLPMLVLRTPFNVAWQRLPDAMKRVGMEVTDSNRSQGSLNVTYKAPGSSTWDEVGAKDPELPNGDYKVQVGDLDNRSSLQFIDPKGHVLTQSQNDALVAVFQGALNK, from the coding sequence ATGAATTACTCAGTTAAGCGGTCAACAGTTGCCACAGTGGTGGGGCTTTCCACCCTGATGCTGTTGTCGGCATGTTCGAGCGATCAGCGTTATAAGCGTCAGGTCAGTGGGGATGAATCCTATCTGCAGGCCAGCGAATTGCACGAACTTAAAGCGCCAGCCGGGATGATTTTGCCGGTTCAGCGTGGTGACTACGACGTTCCACGCACCACCAGCAATGCGGCTGTTGGTAAACAGCTTGATATTCGTCCACCGGCACAGCCTTTGGCGTTGATGAACGGCACGCGTGCCCAGTTCAGCAGCAATACCGGCGCATTAATGATTGAAAACAGCCGTGGCTCGGTCTGGCCGCAAGTGGTTAACGTGGTGCAGTCTTACAAATTCCCGATTGCCTCACGTAACGATGCGGGTCAGGAGCTGAGCACTGATTGGGTACAGTGGAATCGTGCCGACGAAGACGAACAATATCGTGGCCGTTACCAGATCAGCGTTCAGTCACAAAGCTATCAGCAAGTGTTGACCGTGCGTCTGCTCGAACTGCAGCAGAACGGCAAAACCATCACTTCGCCAGTACAAGTCCAGCGTTATACCGCGCAGATGTTAAATGACATCAGCACCGGGTTGGACAAAATTGACACCGCCAGTGCCAATGCTGCCGCAGGTCGTGTCAATGGTGCCATCGATGTGCAAAGCGGCGCCGATGACACCGGTTTACCCATGCTGGTTCTGCGCACGCCATTCAACGTAGCCTGGCAGCGTCTGCCAGATGCGATGAAACGCGTCGGCATGGAGGTCACCGACAGCAATCGCTCACAAGGCAGCTTGAACGTGACTTACAAAGCGCCGGGCAGCAGTACGTGGGATGAAGTAGGTGCCAAAGATCCTGAACTGCCAAACGGTGATTACAAAGTGCAGGTCGGCGATCTCGACAACCGCAGCAGCCTGCAGTTTATCGATCCAAAAGGGCACGTGCTAACCCAGTCGCAAAACGATGCGTTGGTCGCGGTGTTCCAAGGCGCGCTAAACAAATAA
- a CDS encoding AI-2E family transporter, with protein MLALLIQWYKRRFSDPQAIALLVILLAGFCILFFLSGLLAPLLVALVLAYLLEWPTARLQRVGCTRSWATTIVLVLFAGILLVLVLIVAPVAWQQGINLTRDLPNMLNKLYVFAAGLPKRFPALVDAGIIDLIVENLRSRLSGVGDSLVKYSLASLVGLMTLMIYLVLVPLMVFFLLKDKDQMLNAVRRVLPRNRGLAGVVWQEMNQQITNYIRGKVLEMVVVGIVSWLAFLFLGLNYALLLAVLVGISVLIPYIGAMLVTIPVIGVGLFQWGLGSDFWTMFIVYLVIQALDGNILVPVLFSEAVNLHPLVIILSVVIFGGMWGFWGVFFAIPLATLVKAVVHAWPDDLLEEHKR; from the coding sequence ATGCTGGCTTTATTGATTCAATGGTACAAACGCCGTTTCAGCGATCCGCAGGCTATTGCCCTGTTGGTGATCCTGCTGGCCGGTTTCTGCATCCTTTTCTTTCTCAGCGGATTACTCGCGCCACTGCTGGTCGCGCTGGTGTTGGCTTACTTGCTGGAGTGGCCAACCGCGCGTTTACAACGTGTTGGCTGCACTCGCAGCTGGGCCACGACGATTGTGCTGGTACTGTTTGCCGGTATCTTGCTGGTGCTGGTCTTGATTGTTGCCCCGGTCGCCTGGCAACAGGGCATCAACCTGACGCGTGATCTGCCCAATATGCTCAACAAACTTTATGTGTTTGCGGCGGGCTTACCGAAGCGTTTTCCTGCATTGGTGGACGCAGGCATTATCGATCTGATCGTAGAGAATTTGCGTAGCCGCTTAAGCGGCGTTGGCGATTCGCTGGTCAAGTATTCCCTGGCCTCATTGGTTGGCTTGATGACGCTGATGATTTATTTGGTGCTGGTGCCACTGATGGTGTTTTTCCTGTTGAAAGACAAAGATCAGATGCTGAATGCGGTGCGACGCGTGCTGCCACGTAATCGCGGTTTAGCCGGTGTGGTATGGCAAGAGATGAACCAGCAGATTACCAATTATATTCGCGGCAAAGTGCTGGAAATGGTGGTGGTGGGTATTGTCAGCTGGCTGGCATTTTTGTTTCTCGGCCTCAATTACGCCTTGTTGCTGGCGGTATTGGTGGGAATATCAGTATTAATTCCCTATATCGGCGCAATGTTAGTGACCATTCCGGTGATTGGCGTGGGGCTGTTTCAGTGGGGACTCGGCAGCGATTTCTGGACCATGTTCATTGTTTATTTAGTGATTCAGGCGCTGGATGGCAATATTTTGGTGCCGGTTCTGTTCTCGGAGGCGGTTAATCTGCATCCGCTGGTGATTATTCTTTCGGTAGTGATTTTCGGTGGAATGTGGGGTTTCTGGGGCGTGTTTTTTGCTATCCCACTCGCGACGTTAGTGAAGGCGGTGGTGCATGCCTGGCCCGATGATTTACTGGAGGAGCATAAACGGTAA
- a CDS encoding DsrE family protein: protein MRSAVSYALIAIIGGAIGAGVTQSGVIYEKVMRHFTAQPSDPEGFWSTPAVEGYGKIHYEADAAFKPVAGLSNKIVFQITRSDGAMTDPNLGLERVARVVNLYIASGVPADQLKFVVSVTGDATPAMLDNAHFKQFYGIDNPNIKLINELNKVGVKVSVCDQSVAFHHYPNDWIDKSVVHALSSPTTVSTLQNQGYAWLQM, encoded by the coding sequence ATGCGTTCAGCTGTATCTTACGCGCTGATTGCCATTATTGGTGGTGCTATTGGCGCGGGCGTTACGCAAAGTGGCGTAATTTATGAAAAGGTCATGCGGCATTTCACGGCGCAACCCAGCGACCCTGAAGGTTTCTGGAGTACGCCAGCGGTAGAAGGTTACGGTAAAATACATTACGAAGCGGATGCAGCCTTTAAACCGGTCGCAGGATTGAGTAATAAAATCGTATTCCAAATTACGCGTAGCGATGGCGCAATGACCGACCCTAATTTAGGTCTGGAGCGCGTCGCACGCGTCGTTAATCTTTATATCGCCTCGGGTGTGCCCGCGGACCAGTTGAAGTTTGTGGTATCAGTAACGGGCGACGCAACGCCTGCCATGTTGGATAACGCGCATTTCAAACAGTTTTACGGCATTGATAATCCGAATATCAAACTGATCAATGAACTTAATAAAGTTGGCGTGAAGGTTTCCGTCTGTGATCAATCGGTGGCATTCCACCATTACCCTAATGACTGGATTGATAAATCAGTCGTCCATGCACTTTCCAGCCCAACCACGGTGTCGACTCTGCAAAATCAGGGTTATGCATGGCTACAAATGTAA
- a CDS encoding DsrE family protein, giving the protein MRPAAYIVVAAVAGFIGGNVLQLPELVDKVSGKFADNKSEPADFWSTPAIEGFGKIHYVDTPAFKPGSVDGLSNKIVFQINRSEGDIRQPNLGLERVARVTNLYYAAGVPLDQLKFVVSINSDAVPAALSNDQFRKTYGVDNPNLKLISELKKAGVQVSICDQSVAFHNYQRDWIDPMVTHTISSGTTVATLQNSGYAFLML; this is encoded by the coding sequence ATGCGTCCAGCAGCGTATATTGTGGTGGCAGCGGTAGCCGGATTTATTGGTGGCAATGTTTTACAATTACCGGAATTAGTGGATAAGGTCAGCGGGAAATTTGCAGATAATAAATCTGAGCCTGCCGATTTTTGGAGCACACCGGCAATTGAGGGGTTTGGAAAAATACATTATGTTGACACGCCAGCTTTTAAACCTGGGTCAGTAGATGGCCTGAGTAATAAAATTGTTTTCCAGATCAACCGCAGCGAAGGCGATATTCGTCAGCCTAATCTCGGTCTGGAACGCGTAGCGCGCGTCACCAATCTTTATTACGCAGCGGGCGTGCCGCTCGATCAACTGAAATTTGTCGTCTCAATCAACAGCGATGCGGTTCCTGCGGCGTTGAGCAATGATCAATTCCGCAAAACCTACGGCGTAGATAACCCAAACCTCAAACTGATCAGCGAACTGAAAAAAGCCGGTGTTCAGGTATCAATTTGCGATCAATCTGTGGCTTTCCACAACTATCAGCGCGACTGGATTGACCCCATGGTGACGCATACAATTTCCAGCGGGACTACCGTTGCGACCCTGCAAAACAGTGGTTACGCTTTCTTGATGTTGTAA
- the ypfJ gene encoding KPN_02809 family neutral zinc metallopeptidase, protein MRWQGRRESDNVEDRRNQSSGYGTGRQIRIPRGKGGIVLLIVVAVAGYYGYDLTALLTGEQVAPSSQQQQRSINSNQDEAAKFTSVILATTEDTWGKLFKQMNKQYAPPKLVMYRGATRTGCGTGQSVMGPFYCPADQTVYIDLSFYDEMKSKLGAGGDFAQGYVIAHEVGHHVQKLLGIEPKVREMQQNASQAQVNQLSVKMELQADCFAGVWGHYMEQERILEVGDLQEALNAAEAIGDDRLQQQSQGRVVPDSFTHGTSQQRYTWFKNGYDSGNPGQCNTFANNK, encoded by the coding sequence ATGCGCTGGCAAGGGCGTCGCGAAAGTGACAATGTAGAAGATCGACGTAATCAGTCGTCGGGTTATGGAACAGGACGCCAAATTCGAATCCCGCGCGGCAAAGGCGGTATCGTGCTGCTGATTGTGGTCGCAGTGGCAGGATATTATGGTTATGACCTGACAGCGTTGTTAACGGGTGAGCAAGTTGCGCCATCCAGTCAGCAACAGCAGCGCAGCATCAACAGCAATCAGGATGAGGCGGCAAAATTTACTTCAGTGATCCTGGCGACCACAGAAGACACGTGGGGCAAGCTGTTCAAGCAGATGAACAAGCAATATGCACCGCCTAAACTGGTGATGTATCGCGGTGCCACCCGTACCGGCTGCGGCACGGGCCAATCTGTGATGGGCCCCTTTTATTGCCCCGCTGATCAAACGGTTTATATCGATCTCTCTTTCTACGATGAGATGAAAAGCAAACTCGGCGCGGGCGGTGACTTTGCGCAAGGGTATGTCATTGCGCACGAAGTCGGCCACCATGTGCAGAAACTGCTTGGCATTGAACCCAAAGTGCGCGAAATGCAGCAAAATGCCAGTCAGGCGCAGGTTAATCAGCTGTCAGTGAAAATGGAACTGCAGGCTGACTGTTTTGCCGGTGTTTGGGGTCATTACATGGAGCAGGAAAGAATCCTCGAAGTGGGCGATCTGCAAGAAGCGTTGAATGCAGCCGAAGCGATTGGCGACGATCGTTTACAGCAGCAAAGCCAGGGCCGCGTGGTGCCAGACAGCTTTACGCACGGTACGTCACAGCAACGTTACACCTGGTTTAAAAATGGCTATGACAGCGGCAATCCCGGCCAGTGTAATACCTTCGCGAACAATAAATGA
- a CDS encoding glycine cleavage system transcriptional repressor: MPQSQPHHLVITALGVDRPGIVNTITRHVSSCGCNIEDSRLAMLGDEFTFIMLLSGSWNAITLIESTLPLKGAELELLIVMKRTNAKVRPPMPDTALVQVEVPDSPHIIERFTDLIDKHQMNIAELVSRITPAQHNQPPTLYIQMTAHSPTRTEGAPFEQAFNALCQELNAQGTLRLYSMSDVESVEQVTSTR; the protein is encoded by the coding sequence TTGCCGCAATCTCAGCCCCACCATTTGGTCATCACTGCGTTGGGTGTTGACCGCCCGGGAATCGTCAATACGATTACCCGCCATGTCAGCAGCTGCGGTTGCAACATCGAAGACAGCCGTCTTGCCATGCTTGGGGATGAATTCACTTTTATCATGCTGCTTTCGGGCAGTTGGAACGCCATCACGCTGATTGAATCGACTTTGCCGCTTAAAGGCGCGGAGCTGGAATTGCTGATTGTGATGAAACGCACGAACGCAAAGGTGCGTCCGCCGATGCCGGATACTGCGCTGGTACAGGTTGAAGTGCCCGACTCGCCACATATCATCGAGCGCTTTACCGATTTGATCGATAAACACCAGATGAATATTGCTGAATTGGTTTCGCGCATTACACCCGCTCAACACAATCAGCCGCCAACGCTCTATATTCAAATGACTGCCCACAGCCCAACGCGAACCGAAGGTGCGCCATTTGAACAGGCGTTTAACGCGCTTTGTCAGGAGCTGAATGCCCAAGGCACGCTGCGACTTTACAGTATGTCGGATGTAGAAAGTGTCGAGCAGGTGACGTCCACGCGCTAA
- a CDS encoding tRNA(Met) cytidine acetyltransferase TmcA codes for MTLEEISRQMQQAGIRRLCVISGEADWCLSTAQNWLNRLTGDWLCISASPLFSTLHCAPGALRTLLGREFLHAVFDARQGFHAEAFAALVGTLKAGSWLLLLAPAWRDWPGHTDNDSVRWGDVAEPIATPNFIHRLQQLIDVNEHIVLHRQEHNVQITPLPMLANWQCQAPQQQQAILAQLINQSSGVAVITAARGRGKSALAGMLAQQNTRCLITAPAKASTEVLARFAGEHYHFMAPDAILEQATTPDADWLIVDEAAAIPAPLLHALLARFPRVLLTTTVQGYEGTGRGFILKFCAELAQVTYFTLDEPLRWSRADPLEKWLNQALMFEDALPAPVNRDASIQRLNMASWPENQTLLETAYRLLTSAHYRTSPVDLRRLLDAPGMHLWLAGDAPGLTGALWLVEEGGLSVDLARAVWAGRRRPRGNLIAQSLAAHSGFVEAATLHSLRISRIAVAAECRRQKIGLALVEAARAAELGYDYLSVSFGYTESLWAFWRACGFTLVRIGSQREASSGCYAAMAIRAITPAGQNLQDAAALQLARDWPVLQRHINIKLALVPIEQRFTAQDLPLVAGFAWALRPFEASLPVLQRLISATDRPVSLLRAAVETPDALSALAKQAGLSGRKAIVSALRQQAADALEALDAKSAEALRQQWQ; via the coding sequence ATGACGCTTGAGGAAATCAGCCGCCAGATGCAGCAAGCAGGCATTCGGCGGCTTTGCGTTATCAGCGGCGAAGCGGATTGGTGTTTATCTACGGCACAAAACTGGCTCAACAGATTAACCGGTGACTGGCTGTGTATCAGCGCGTCGCCGCTGTTTTCCACGCTACACTGCGCGCCCGGCGCACTACGTACCTTGCTGGGTCGCGAATTTCTTCACGCTGTGTTTGATGCCCGTCAGGGATTTCATGCTGAAGCCTTTGCTGCACTCGTCGGTACGCTGAAAGCAGGAAGCTGGCTGTTACTGCTGGCGCCCGCCTGGCGCGATTGGCCCGGGCACACTGACAATGACAGCGTGCGCTGGGGCGATGTAGCAGAACCGATTGCGACGCCAAATTTCATTCATCGCCTGCAGCAGCTTATCGACGTAAACGAGCATATTGTACTGCATCGTCAAGAACATAACGTGCAGATTACCCCCTTGCCGATGCTAGCCAACTGGCAATGTCAGGCACCGCAGCAACAGCAAGCCATTCTCGCGCAGCTTATTAATCAATCCAGTGGCGTCGCGGTTATCACTGCAGCACGCGGACGCGGTAAATCTGCCTTAGCAGGCATGCTGGCACAGCAAAATACCCGCTGTTTAATCACCGCGCCGGCAAAAGCGTCCACCGAGGTGCTGGCGCGTTTTGCTGGCGAGCATTACCACTTCATGGCACCTGACGCCATTCTCGAACAGGCGACAACGCCAGACGCTGACTGGCTGATTGTCGATGAGGCCGCTGCTATTCCTGCGCCGCTGCTGCATGCGCTGCTGGCGCGTTTTCCGCGGGTATTGCTGACGACCACGGTGCAAGGCTACGAAGGCACAGGTCGGGGTTTTATACTGAAATTTTGTGCCGAACTGGCGCAAGTTACCTATTTCACGCTGGATGAGCCGTTGCGCTGGTCGCGTGCCGATCCGCTCGAAAAATGGCTTAATCAGGCGCTGATGTTTGAAGATGCGTTACCGGCGCCAGTAAACCGTGATGCATCCATTCAACGGCTCAACATGGCGAGCTGGCCCGAAAACCAAACGCTGCTTGAGACGGCTTACCGCTTGCTGACCAGCGCGCACTATCGCACTTCGCCAGTAGATTTACGGCGACTGCTTGATGCTCCCGGCATGCATTTGTGGCTAGCCGGTGACGCGCCAGGTTTAACCGGCGCATTATGGCTGGTGGAGGAGGGCGGTTTATCTGTCGATCTTGCGCGCGCTGTTTGGGCGGGGCGACGGCGACCACGCGGCAACTTGATCGCACAATCATTGGCTGCCCACAGCGGATTTGTCGAGGCTGCCACGCTGCATTCATTACGCATTAGCCGTATCGCCGTCGCGGCAGAATGTCGCCGTCAAAAGATCGGGCTGGCCTTGGTCGAGGCAGCGCGCGCTGCCGAACTGGGCTACGATTACCTTTCGGTCAGCTTCGGCTACACTGAATCTCTCTGGGCTTTTTGGCGCGCCTGCGGTTTTACCTTGGTGCGTATCGGTAGCCAGCGCGAGGCCAGTAGCGGCTGCTATGCGGCGATGGCGATTCGTGCCATCACACCCGCGGGGCAAAATTTGCAAGATGCTGCAGCGTTGCAGCTTGCGCGCGACTGGCCCGTTTTACAGCGCCATATCAATATCAAGCTCGCGTTGGTGCCCATAGAGCAAAGGTTTACTGCTCAAGATTTACCGCTGGTCGCCGGTTTTGCATGGGCGCTGCGTCCCTTCGAAGCCAGTTTGCCGGTATTGCAGCGTTTAATCAGCGCGACGGATCGGCCGGTTTCACTGCTTCGGGCTGCCGTTGAGACGCCTGATGCGCTAAGCGCACTGGCAAAGCAAGCTGGATTAAGCGGACGCAAAGCGATTGTCTCGGCGTTACGCCAACAGGCAGCCGATGCGCTTGAAGCGTTAGATGCAAAAAGCGCGGAGGCTCTGCGTCAGCAATGGCAATAA